In Leisingera sp. NJS204, the DNA window GGCCAAAGCTGATCCGGCGCGCCTCGCCGCCGCTTGCGGGCATCACATAAAGCTGCTGACTGCCCGAGCGGTCGCTTTCAAAGACAACCTGCGACCCGTCGGGCGAAAACGACGGCGCGGTCTCGATCGAGGGCGCCGAGGTCAGCCGGGTCTTGCCCCCGGTTCCGATATCCATCGAGAACAAATCGGTGTTGCCGCCCTGGGTTTGCGAGTAAACCACCGTGCGCCCGTCCGGCGCAAACCGCGGCGCAAAGCTCATGATGCCGTCGCCGCTGGACAGGATTTTGCGCTGCACCTGGCCGACATCCAGCACATGGATCTGCGGAAAGCCGCTCTCATAGCTGGTGTACAGCACCCGGTCGCCAGTGGGCGAAAACCGCGGTGCCAGCACAAGAGACGCACTGTTGGTCAGATACTGCACATTGGCGCCGTCGTAATCCATGATCGCCAGCCGCTTGCGGCGGTCGTTCTTGGGGCCGCTTTCAGAGACATAGACCACCCGGCTGTCGAAATAGCCGCTTTCGCCGGTGATTTCGCTGTAGATCGCATCAGCCACCTTATGCGCCATCCGCCGCCAGCCGCCGGTGGTGCCGGAGAATTGCAGCGCGCTTTCCAGTTCCTTTTCCGCAAACACGTCATAGCCGCGGAACCGCACCGTCAGCCGGTTGCCGGTGACGCTGACGGCGCCAGTGATCAGCGCCTGGGCGTTCACCGCTTTCCAGTCGGCGTATTTCACCGCATCGTCAAAGCCGGTCACCTTGGAGATATGGGCGCTGGCGGGCACTTCCCGGAACAACCCGGTGCCGCTGAGATCCGCCGCCACCACCCGCGCGATCTGCGCCGCATGCTCCGCAGCCGAAGGGGTCTCGGGCACAA includes these proteins:
- the tolB gene encoding Tol-Pal system beta propeller repeat protein TolB, with protein sequence MRKILAAVLIGASALAGAGAVAAQTGPLRIEIDQGVIEPLPYAVPDFVPETPSAAEHAAQIARVVAADLSGTGLFREVPASAHISKVTGFDDAVKYADWKAVNAQALITGAVSVTGNRLTVRFRGYDVFAEKELESALQFSGTTGGWRRMAHKVADAIYSEITGESGYFDSRVVYVSESGPKNDRRKRLAIMDYDGANVQYLTNSASLVLAPRFSPTGDRVLYTSYESGFPQIHVLDVGQVQRKILSSGDGIMSFAPRFAPDGRTVVYSQTQGGNTDLFSMDIGTGGKTRLTSAPSIETAPSFSPDGSQVVFESDRSGSQQLYVMPASGGEARRISFGQGRYGTPVWSPRGDMIAFTKQNKGRFHIGVMRTDGSEERLLTASFLDEGPTWAPNGRVIMFTRESQGSTGRALLYSVDITGRNLKPVRTPDGASDPAWSPLQQ